The DNA sequence CCGCATTGTTCATGATGCTCATCGAATGGAACTTGTAGGAGAATCAATACGAAGAAGACAACGAAACAAAATCGTAGAAACTGTTGAATCAGAATAAATAAATCTAATTTTGTATAACTCTAATCAAAACAAGGAAATGATCGTTCTCAATATTGAAAATAGGTGGTCAATTTACTCCGGCGAAAGGTGGTCAATATAAAACGGCGCGGACTGGTCAATTTAACCGGCAAATCCAGTTTTGGGAAGGTTATCAATTAATGAGTATTTATTATCTGGCAAGAATCAAGGAGCCGGTTCGGTTTTCTATTTCTGAGATTCCTTTCGACTTCCCGGAAATGAAAAATGGATGTCAGTCATTTCGGTGGGTTTCTCCCGGGGAAATTAATCCTGACGATTTTACTTTCCCAATTGATAAACATGTTGCACATTTGTTGAAAGAATATTTAATCAGGAAATCTTGAAAAGGATTAAAATTATCGGACCTGCCTATCCCTACCGGGGAGGAATTGCCACATTCAATGAACGGTTGGCTCAGGAGTTTGCTTCTATGGGAATTGATATTGACATCGAAACTTTTATTATCCAATATCCATCTTTTCTTTTTCCCGGAAAGACACAATACAACGACAAGCCAGCTCCTGAAAACCGGAACATTAAACGAACCATAAATTCGATTAATCCATTGAACTGGATTAAAGTGGGTCGGCGCATTCGAAAAGAAGCGCCTGATTTGGTCATTATTCGTTACTGGCTTCCAGTTCTGGCTCCTTGCCTGGGAACAATTGTAAGTCTAGCTCGGAGAAATAAGCATACTGTTATTATATGTCTTGCTGATAATATTATTCCACACGAACATCGGTCTGGAGATCGTTTACTAACCAACTATTTCATGCAGCGAATTGATGGTTTAATTGCCATGTCGCAAAGTGTACTGAAAGATGGAAATTCCTTCCGGAAAAATTTGCCGCAGGGATTTTGCCCTCATCCAATTTTTGATAATTATGGCGAGAAGCTGTCATTCGAAATTGCCAAACAAAAATTGAAATTAGATCCAAATACCCGGTATTTGCTTTTCTTTGGATTCATTCGCGATTACAAAGGGCTTGATTTGTTGATCAATGCTTTTGCTGATGAGCGACTGCGTAAATTTCCGGTCAAGCTTTTGGTTGCAGGCGAGTATTATTCGAGTCCGGAGCCTTATCTCAAATTAATTAGAGATAATAATCTGGAAAACTTAATCGAGCTCAGAACTGATTTTATTCCTGACGATCAGGTTAATCTATATTTCAGTGCTGCGGATATGGTCGTACAGCCCTATAAAAGTGCTACTCAAAGTGGAGTGACACAAATTGGATATCATTTCAACAAACCGATGTTGGTAACCAATGTGGGTGGTTTGGCTGAGATTATTCCCGACGAAAAAATTGGATATGTCGTTGAACCTGAAATTCGTGAAATAGCTGGTGCTTTGATTGATTTTTATGAAAATGATCGAATTGCCGAATTTGAAGCAAATATCGTCGAGGAAAAAAAGAAATTTTCATGGGCTAATATGGCAAACACCTTCTTGTCCGTTTACAATAAAATAAAGAATCCGGAATGATAATTAAACGTATCCAACAATCGATTGAACTTAAGACAAAAATTCTTTCTGATGAGATTCTGATTGAAAGAATCAGGAAAGCTTCGGAGTTGATTATTCAAGCGTACCGTTCAGATAATAAAACACTTTTTTGTGGGAATGGAGGAAGTGCTGCTGATGCACAACATTTGGCGGCAGAATTATCCGGAAAATTTTACCTGGATCGGGCTCCAATTCATGCCGATGTTTGTCATGGGAACAGTTCTTTTATGACGGCAGTTTCGAACGACTACGGATACGAAATGGTTTTTGCACGCCACATTCAGACGGTTGGAAAGAGGGGAGATGTGCTTGTTTGTATCTCAACATCAGGAAATTCGACTAATATTATCAATGCCATGCACGAAGCCCGAAAGTTAGGTTTGACTTGCGTTGCATTGACTGGAGAAACTGGTGGACTCATGGCCGGATTGGCGGAAGTGCTGATTAATGTTCCATCAGTTGATACTCCGCGAATTCAGGAGGCTCATATCTTGATTGGCCATATTATTTGTGAATTAGTCGAAACGGAATTGTTCGGTGAGCATGTGGGCTAAAGCCCATTCTTTAATGCATTCAGATCCGTTCGCTAAAGCGAACGGCAAAGGATAATTCAGTGATGGAGAGAATATGCTGATTGGAAAGTTATCCTTTGCCGTCACATTCATGTGACGGATAGAAATAGGGACCTTCGCAAATAATTTAATCTACTGATTGATAGCTAGTAAGATATTATTATCTTTAAGGAAAAACCCCGAATTTGGCTCATTTAGCTCAAAAACGGGGTATTTTCTTAAAAAGCTATGGGAAAATTAATCAGAATTTTTGAAAGAACCCAGCCAATTAACTTTCTTTCTCCACAAAACGAGTACAATCTTTACCGTTCCAGTTTTCTTAGCTCTGAATTGGGATGGATTTACCAGGGAATTCCATGGAAGGAACTGATTTTGAGTTTTGGGTTAAGGGACAAGGGTCATGGTCCAGACAGTCTTTTTTCACCACAAGGCAAGCTGGCATTAATGTTTCTGAAGTCATATACCAATTTTTCAGACCGGAAGCTGATCGAAAGTGTGAACGGGAACCTTCATTACCAGATGTTTTGTGGTATCATGCTTAAGGCGGGTGAAAGCCTGAAAGATTTTAAGATAGTAAGCCGGATACGCACTGAACTGGGGGCCAGGTTTGACCTGGATCGTTGCCAACAGGATTTAGCCCGGGCATGGAAACCGTTGATGAATCAAACCCATGTGATGTTGGAAGATGCCACCTGCTACGAAACCCAGATGCGCTACCCCACCAATGTCAAGTTATTATGGGAAAGTGTGGATTGGATGTACCACCAGATGGCTTTGATGTGCAAGCATTGCAAGGTCCGGATGCCCCGCAGCAAATACCTGGATCAAAAGCAGAAATACTATAACTACCAGCGCCGCAAGGTGATCCGCAAAGTTTACCGGCAGCAACTTCAGATGTTCCGAACCGGGGAAAGTATCCCTGACCGTATTGTCAGTCTTTCCAAATCCTATATCCGCCCCATTGTCAGGGGCAAGGAAGTGAAGAAAGTTGAATTTGGCGCCAAAGTGAACACCATCCAGATCGATGGACTCAATTTTATTGAACACCTAAGTTTTAATGCTTTTAACGAAGGAACCCGTTTGAAGAAGTCCGTTTGGCTCGCCCGACAATTGTTCGGAAGAATCACACACCTGGCTG is a window from the Aquipluma nitroreducens genome containing:
- a CDS encoding D-sedoheptulose-7-phosphate isomerase, translating into MIIKRIQQSIELKTKILSDEILIERIRKASELIIQAYRSDNKTLFCGNGGSAADAQHLAAELSGKFYLDRAPIHADVCHGNSSFMTAVSNDYGYEMVFARHIQTVGKRGDVLVCISTSGNSTNIINAMHEARKLGLTCVALTGETGGLMAGLAEVLINVPSVDTPRIQEAHILIGHIICELVETELFGEHVG
- a CDS encoding transposase, which encodes MGKLIRIFERTQPINFLSPQNEYNLYRSSFLSSELGWIYQGIPWKELILSFGLRDKGHGPDSLFSPQGKLALMFLKSYTNFSDRKLIESVNGNLHYQMFCGIMLKAGESLKDFKIVSRIRTELGARFDLDRCQQDLARAWKPLMNQTHVMLEDATCYETQMRYPTNVKLLWESVDWMYHQMALMCKHCKVRMPRSKYLDQKQKYYNYQRRKVIRKVYRQQLQMFRTGESIPDRIVSLSKSYIRPIVRGKEVKKVEFGAKVNTIQIDGLNFIEHLSFNAFNEGTRLKKSVWLARQLFGRITHLAADAIYATNANRSYCTAKHITTNFKRKGRAGKYEDQRQMISRELNIERSTRMEGSFGTEKEHYSLQRIKARTEQNEVIWIFFGIHTANLARLAQRIKAKHQRKAS
- a CDS encoding glycosyltransferase; its protein translation is MKRIKIIGPAYPYRGGIATFNERLAQEFASMGIDIDIETFIIQYPSFLFPGKTQYNDKPAPENRNIKRTINSINPLNWIKVGRRIRKEAPDLVIIRYWLPVLAPCLGTIVSLARRNKHTVIICLADNIIPHEHRSGDRLLTNYFMQRIDGLIAMSQSVLKDGNSFRKNLPQGFCPHPIFDNYGEKLSFEIAKQKLKLDPNTRYLLFFGFIRDYKGLDLLINAFADERLRKFPVKLLVAGEYYSSPEPYLKLIRDNNLENLIELRTDFIPDDQVNLYFSAADMVVQPYKSATQSGVTQIGYHFNKPMLVTNVGGLAEIIPDEKIGYVVEPEIREIAGALIDFYENDRIAEFEANIVEEKKKFSWANMANTFLSVYNKIKNPE